In Mustelus asterias chromosome 20, sMusAst1.hap1.1, whole genome shotgun sequence, a single genomic region encodes these proteins:
- the LOC144508627 gene encoding src-like-adapter 2 → MGSRPSKSRRQTMTTIPSNPVNQVSTDISKVMMVVALYNYPSSSDSEPVISVGERLNVVSEEGDWWKVVSMATGKECHIPCNYVAKVYHRWLFEGISREKAEELLLLPNNHSGAFMIRESQTRKGSYSLSIRRSNNASWDSIKHYRINRLPNGWFYISPRLTVPSLHDMVDYYSESGEGLCCTLKEPCHIQGPPIARGQHPDPVVVQKPQLNWNEMDSSVLINDNKDSGEESPVSTGLREAINSYLFMTEEMGLGQMKDKKTRLKMLQTRLQNSQRHANLNVVGTLGSLNFNSAGL, encoded by the exons ATGGGCAGCCGACCGAGCAAGTCCCGACGTCAAACCATGACCACGATTCCATCGAACCCAGTCAACCAGGTCTCCACAG ATATTAGCAAAGTTATGATGGTGGTGGCACTGTATAATTATCCGTCGTCATCTGATTCTGAACCTGTTATTAGTGTGGGCGAGAGGCTGAACGTTGTTAGCGA GGAAGGTGATTGGTGGAAAGTAGTGTCCATGGCAACCGGCAAAGAATGTCACATCCCTTGCAACTACGTGGCAAAGGTGTACCACAG GTGGCTGTTTGAAGGCATCAGCAGAGAGAAGGCGGAGGAGCTGCTTTTGTTGCCCAACAACCATTCTGGGGCCTTCATGATCAGAGaaagccagaccaggaaag GTTCCTATTCGCTGTCCATTCGACGGTCCAACAATGCATCATGGGATTCCATCAAACACTACCGCATCAATCGCTTGCCCAATGGCTGGTTCTACATTTCCCCGCGGCTCACTGTCCCATCTCTGCATGACATGGTGGATTATTACTCAG AATCGGGTGAGGGGCTGTGCTGCACCTTGAAGGAACCCTGTCACATTCAGGGGCCCCCCATCGCCCGGGGACAGCACCCGGACCCGGTGGTGGTGCAGAAGCCTCAGCTGAACTGGAACGAGATGGACAG CTCCGTCTTGATCAACGACAACAAGGATTCAGGAGAGGAGTCGCCCGTCAGCACAGGCCTGCGGGAAGCCATCAACTCTTACCTGTTCATGACGGAGGAAATGGGGCTGGGCCAGATGAAAGACAAAAAGACTCGTTTGAAAATGCTGCAAACCCGATTACAAAATAGCCAGCGACACGCTAACCTCAACGTGGTGGGGACCCTCGGCAGTCTTAACTTCAACTCAGCCGGACTTTAA